A segment of the Lycium ferocissimum isolate CSIRO_LF1 chromosome 5, AGI_CSIRO_Lferr_CH_V1, whole genome shotgun sequence genome:
GCAGTCTCTTTAAGTTTTTGTCAAGGATTATTTCATCGTCTAATCCAAACTCTAAAGGAGTCGGACATAAGCGCAACTTTGTGTTCTTGCCTGCAACACCTCTCCTGTGTTCCAGAGCTGAGCCATATAATCTAGAATCTCTCTTCTTCCTGTTCGTTAAGCACCCACAGAGAGCTATATGCTGAAGTAGAGGAGACTGCTTCATGAGGAGCATGATTATTTTTGCGCAACGCAGCCCCAGACACAAgggtgtatatgcatatgttgaAGTTGCGGGTATGAAAAGGATGGTGGGATTGGCTTAATCGTTCCTCCACTACATGGCCGCAGGATGTGCACTCGGTTATGGGTCTGCCGCTAGTGCTGCTGGTGCACCGCCCTTGCTCCCCCGAGCAGTACATTTTTTCGACTTCAAGTAGCTAAGCGTGGGGCTGGAGTGCTGGTCCTGCTGGACTCAATTATTTGTTGTAGAGTTTTTGGTTATCAGTGCAGTAATATTTGTAGTTTGCTGACAAGTATGAACTTGAAAATAATTTGGAGATGTATTAAATGTcaaaatacaacaataatagtaaCTACTTTGTCTTAGAGATGTCAAGTTTTAAccttgaaaatgaaaaatactCAGAGAACAGATACCGAacaatatgctgaaaaaaaagAAACGCTATAAATCCATTTTGACACAGACAACTTATAAATTCCAGCCGCTAAATGATTGGTAGTTTGGAAGCAGTTTCGttatttaaattgtttttataaTCGCGAGCAAATTTACTAGTTATAGAATATAGAGAAGCATAGATATTATTACACAATaatcattcaattttttttttttgggtaaataaAGGATTTTATTACCAAGTAGGGAAATATTTACAGCTcaaacaaagagaaaataaaactaaagcAAGTAGGGAttttagtagctcagttggttggctaccgaACTTTCACCTTggtggtgagggttcgaatcttCATTGCTCATCTCACAGCATGGACATAGTAAGCTAGTATCAATCCCCCACTGTGAGATCCTATCTCTGGTAGCCAGTCTTCCATGAGCAGCCAACCTACCTTGCAAAGCTTTATGTGTTTAATTGAGAAATGCTCCATCTGCTGCACATCAGCAAGATCATACCCTACCTCCTCCAAGTACTGTTTGGCCTTAAATATTCTTTGGACCATCCCCTAGTGCATAGACATTAAAATGTATTAATTGTTCAATTTAATTGTAGATTACAATGGTTGTAGAATCCTCTGCATCTTGTCGAGATTAATGGGATCGTAACAGCATGAAAAGCTTCTTTCTTTAAGTCATAGATGCCCGAATCATAACCTCCACAATTCAGCTATTTCCTATACCTGTAAGCCCAGGTCTGATAATCTGTAAAGTAAATAAAATTGGGCCTCAATTCAGGAAAGTGAGTGGTTTTCAGAGAGCAAAACCGGCATTAGAGCCAATGAAGAATGCACGATTGCTAAGCTACCCTCCAACTATTGCAGCCCCACATGATTATCAGTTATGAAATCAAGCTTGAATACATCAGAAGTTAAGAGTCTTGTAAGCAAAGTGATCATCcataattgatttgatttgatattgaagaaaaaaatcctACCAGAATTGATTTGATATGGTATTAACCAAAAAAAGTCAAATCGAAACCAAACTAACCCGAGATTACATGTTTACTATTTTTTCTGATAACTAAACTTTTTATTACCAAAGTGAACATTTAATCACAAATCTGAGACAGAAACATACCATTTGGGCTCATCACTTCTAACAACTAACTAGAACTATTACTACCAATGAGCATTACATACTAACAAATAACAATAAGCATTACATTGGCTAATAGTTCAATGTCTTCATTCTCATAGCAGTTTCCTCCATCTATAGGAAGAGCAAATGCACTCAAAGAATAGGCTAGAGACAGTTGCTGGACTAGCATGTAGCTCGTAATGTTATTACTAAAGAGCATGAAGAGGTTTGAATCCCCTTCAAGACATAAGATTGACAACGCTCATTAAATAAGCATTCTCAATAACAGAGCTCAGGTCAAATCGATGCTCTTTTCTTATTCTTAGCAGATAACAAGCTCCTTGCTCCTCAAACAAGTTTTTATGCTCTTTTAGTCCCTGTAGACTTGTTCACGTCAAGATGATGCATGTCTGCTTGCGGacaaatgcaataaaaatttGCTTCCTTAAAGTTCGTGTCTGCCAATATACATTTGATATATGCCTCTGAGTCCAACATACAAATTTGAACCTTCAAAGAAAACTTTTTAACTCCAAGAAGTCCAATTTTTCCAAGAATTTTCTCTCTGCAATTACTTTATTGCACTCCATCAGCCAATCAAGTAATAACCTCGTCAAACAGATTAGGGAACCATGTCTGCTATGCATTTTTCATAGAAATCTATCATTTCCTTAATTTTTCCTGTTGCAACTtcagcttttaatttttttctgttGCAACTTCAGCTTTCTTTATGCAGTGCTTCAATCTGTGTGTAAAATCCATATGCAGGATCCTTTTAGCTGATTTTGATGAGTCGAGATCTCATCACCAAGAAGGCTCATTGGCAAATTTGCAAAATAAAAGCTGTTGCAGTTATCAGCTCTACTAAATAAGACTGTGGGCTGGAACCTTATGTATTCCAGCATCTAACATTACTTTTCTCAAGGTGGCAGCATGATCCCACCTCTCTGCGCCAGCATAAATACTTGAGAGTTGCACATATCGCCCAGAATGATTCGGTTGTGACTTGAGCAATAGTTGTGCTACTTCATTTCCCAACTCAATGGCTCCATGAAGTCTACAAGCACCCATCAGAGCACCCAAGACAGTGGCATCAGCTTCAAAAGGCATCTTTTTTATGAAGTCGTACGCTTCCTGCAGTAGCCCAGCTCTCCCTAAGAGATCAACTACACACCCATAGTGTTCCATCTTAGGTACAAGTCCAAATTCAAGTGATATTgctttaaataatttaaaacccAAATCGACAAGCTTGGCACACGCACAAGCTGATAGAACTGCCACGAAGGTAATCTCATTTGGTTGCAGCCCCCTTGCTCTCATCTTCTCATACATCATTAATGCCTGTTTCTCTCTACCATTCAAAGCTAGGGACGAAATCATAGCATTCCAAGCACAAACCTGCTTGCTAACCATTGCATCGAATACCCTTGAAGCATGTACCAAACAACCCATCTTCCCATAAAACGCAATCAATGCGGTCGTCATGAAGACACTCAACTCCTCATTCTTTACCATGTAAGCATGCACTTGCCTCCCTAGATATAATGCCACACCAATATCCAAAAACGTGCAAGAAGAAAGTAAACTAACAAAAGTCGCCTCATTTGGCTTCAATAAACCACACTTCACATCTTCATGTACCATCATTCTCTCGAAAAACTTAACCGCAACCTCAGAGCACCCATTCTTCATGTACCCATGAATCATACTAGTCCATGAATAAACATCTCTATACATCATGCGAGAAAACATCAAGAACCCCAAACCCATATCCCCATTTTTCCCACAAGCATCAAGCATTGCATTATACGAGACAACGCACGGTTCAGGAATTTCATCAAACACCTTACGTGCACTCTCGAGTTCACCTGCATGTGAATACAACCCGATAAAAGATGTGGACACATACGGGTCACCCAAGACCCCTCTTTTCAAGACTTGACAGTGAAGGTTACTGCCTATATATGAAGCCAAATGGGGTGGGAAAGATGAGGCTGCTTTGTTAAGTGAAGGGAAAGTATGACTATTGGGTTGAGCTTGATGAAAGAGCATGTGGGTAAAAAGGGTGAGAGTTGTTTGAGGTTGAGAAATGTTGAGGTAAGCCCTGATAAGGGTGTTGTAAACAAGTGTGTTGATCCATTGAGAGGTAAGGAGGAGACAACCACTGGTTGTGACAAGTGAGTGTAtttgtttgatttggtttgagtGTTTGATGAAATGCTGAAGAAGTTGAAGCATATGTTCAGGTTTTTTTGGCTTTGGCATTCCAACAGAACCTAAGCAGTCAAAGAAATTTTCACTGTCCTATGAAATAAAGAACTGTTGAACAACCATGTTTTCACTATCCCTAATCCCTCGACTGATACGTAGTTGCCTGAGGTTTTGTCTCACAAGTTTGTAAACTCAAAAGTGTATGGTAATTTGGTTTAACAAacctttgaaatatttttttaaaaaaaaaaataataataataataaaaaaaaaaattagcacaACTAGTGTATGTGAAATACAAAATAAAGTTTTTTATTCAAAAGCGGCTAAGTCTAAGCAGATGTAGAGTTAAGCAAAACGTGTTCATCAAAAATTCAAGCTGTCTAATTACTTCTAATACTTCACCAATATAACTGGTGTAGGTGAAATACAAGATAAAGTTTTTTATTCAAAAGCGGCTAGTCTAAGCAAATttagaattaaagaaaaagtgTGCATCAAAAGTTGAAGCAGTCTAATTACTTCACAACATTATCTAACTTGATTAAAATGGTTTTTGTCTATTTTCTGCTTACATATtaacattcttcttcttctcgtgAGGAATTGATAATATATACGTAGTCGAAGAGAAGTAAAATTTTCCAGTCCAGCTACGgatattttaaactattttatcaAAGAATAACAACTTGTATCCATCAATTGTTAcctatttattttctatttttcgg
Coding sequences within it:
- the LOC132055819 gene encoding putative pentatricopeptide repeat-containing protein At1g10330; this translates as MPKPKKPEHMLQLLQHFIKHSNQIKQIHSLVTTSGCLLLTSQWINTLVYNTLIRAYLNISQPQTTLTLFTHMLFHQAQPNSHTFPSLNKAASSFPPHLASYIGSNLHCQVLKRGVLGDPYVSTSFIGLYSHAGELESARKVFDEIPEPCVVSYNAMLDACGKNGDMGLGFLMFSRMMYRDVYSWTSMIHGYMKNGCSEVAVKFFERMMVHEDVKCGLLKPNEATFVSLLSSCTFLDIGVALYLGRQVHAYMVKNEELSVFMTTALIAFYGKMGCLVHASRVFDAMVSKQVCAWNAMISSLALNGREKQALMMYEKMRARGLQPNEITFVAVLSACACAKLVDLGFKLFKAISLEFGLVPKMEHYGCVVDLLGRAGLLQEAYDFIKKMPFEADATVLGALMGACRLHGAIELGNEVAQLLLKSQPNHSGRYVQLSSIYAGAERWDHAATLRKVMLDAGIHKVPAHSLI